The following are encoded together in the Glycine max cultivar Williams 82 chromosome 8, Glycine_max_v4.0, whole genome shotgun sequence genome:
- the LOC100306590 gene encoding Probable glutathione peroxidase 2-like, whose product MAEQSSNSIYDFTVKDISGNDVSLNDYSGKVLLIVNVASQCGLTQTNYKELNVLYEKYKNQGFEILAFPCNQFAGQEPGNNEEIQEVVCTRFKAEFPIFDKVEVNGKNAVPLYKFLKEKKGGIFGDGIKWNFTKFLVNKEGKVVDRYAPTTSPLKIEKDIEKLLQS is encoded by the exons ATGGCTGAACAATCTTCCAACTCCATTTACGATTTCACTGTCAAG GACATCAGTGGAAATGATGTGAGTCTGAATGATTACAGCGGGAAGGTTCTACTGATTGTGAATGTCGCCTCTCAATG TGGTTTGACacagacaaattacaaagaattgAATGTATTGTACGAGAAGTACAAGAATCAAG GATTTGAAATCTTGGCATTTCCGTGCAACCAGTTTGCTGGACAGGAACcaggaaacaatgaagaaatTCAGGAAGTAGTTTGCACAAGGTTCAAGGCTGAATTTCCTATCTTTGATAAG GTTGAAGTCAATGGGAAGAATGCAGTGCCACTTTACAAGTTTTTAAAGGAGAAGAAAGGGGGAATATTTGGCGATGGTATCAAGTGGAACTTCACAAAGTTCTTAGTAAACAAagaagggaaggttgtggaCAGATATGCACCTACCACCTCACCTCTGAAAATCGAG AAAGACATCGAGAAGCTCTTGCAATCTTGA
- the LOC100786229 gene encoding MACPF domain-containing protein At1g14780 isoform X1, translated as MGEGIVERALNSLGKGFDLTSDFRLKFCKGEERLVLLNETEKRELTVPGFGPIRDVSVDIKCDKGDRTRYQSDILTFTQMSELFNQKSSIPGRIPSGYFNTVFGFHEGSWATDAANTKCLGIDGYFIKLFNAHIDRYPLVLSQRILEAVPSSWDPHALARFIENFGTHILVGLGIGGKDLVLVKQDVSSNLDPSELKKHLDELGNQIFNGTCNFLPKSKEQKYKAPQAFDVFGPQIVAFDSSTSVCAKDGITVICAKRGGDTQVRDHSEWLLTVPKKPDAVDFSFIPITSLLKGTPGKGFLSHAINLYLRYKPPMSDLPYFLDYQSHKLWAPIHNDLPLSPATNRTNLSPSLSFDLMGPKLYVNTSKVTVGKRPITGMRLFLEGMKCNRLAIHVQHLLNTPIMLKNKIEDTPIWSEEINDGRFFEAINGKKFYHVCTAPVKYDPRWSSDKDVAFIVTGAQLHVKKHESRSVLHLRLLFSKVSNCAVVKSSWTQGSSGLSQRSGIFSVISTSISGKDQNQKKPVVVLDSSVFPTGPPVPVQTQKLLKFIDTSQLCKGPQDSPGHWLITGARLVLDKRKICLWAKFSLLNTGS; from the exons atgGGTGAAGGCATAGTTGAGAGAGCTCTGAACAGCTTAGGAAAGGGCTTCGACTTGACCTCAGATTTCAGGCTCAAGTTCTGCAAAGGCGAAGAGCGTTTGGTTCTTCTCAACGAAACAGAGAAACGGGAGCTCACGGTGCCAGGTTTCGGACCCATCAGAGATGTCTCCGTTGACATCAAATGCGACAAGGGCGATCGCACCCGCTACCAATCCGACATCCTTACCTTCACCCAA ATGTCAGAGCTCTTCAACCAGAAGAGTTCAATCCCAGGGAGAATCCCTTCTGGGTACTTCAACACCGTGTTTGGATTTCATGAGGGTTCATGGGCAACTGATGCAGCTAACACAAAGTGTTTGGGTATTGATGGCTACTTTATCAAACTCTTCAATGCTCATATTGATCGCTACCCACTTGTTCTGTCTCAACGAATCCTTGAAGCAGTTCCTTCTTCCTGGGATCCTCACGCACTTGCAAG ATTCATTGAGAACTTCGGGACACACATCCTTGTGGGGCTTGGCATTGGTGGCAAAGATTTAGTGTTGGTCAAGCAAGACGTGTCTTCCAACTTGGATCCATCAGAGCTCAAGAAGCACTTGGATGAGCTTGGAAATCAAATATTCAATGGGACATgcaattttcttccaaaatccaaagaacaaaaatataag GCGCCACAAGCTTTTGATGTCTTTGGTCCACAAATTGTTGCCTTCGATAGCTCTACATCCGTTTGTGCAAAAGAT GGAATTACGGTGATATGTGCAAAAAGGGGAGGGGATACCCAAGTGAGAGACCATAGTGAATGGCTTCTGACAGTTCCAAAGAAGCCAGATGCTGTTGATTTTAGCTTCATTCCCATCACTTCTCTTCTTAAAGGTACTCCAGGCAAAGGCTTCCTATCCCATGCCATCAACCTCTACCTTCgat ATAAGCCTCCAATGTCAGATTTGCCTTACTTTCTTGACTACCAATCTCACAAGCTTTGGGCTCCCATTCACAATGATCTTCCACTCAGTCCAGCCACAAATAGAACTAATCTTTCGCCTTCTCTTAGTTTCGACTTGATGGGTCCCAAACTTTATGTAAACACCTCAAAG GTAACAGTTGGTAAAAGGCCAATCACAGGGATGCGCTTGTTTCTTGAGGGCATGAAATGCAACAG GTTAGCCATACACGTGCAACATCTATTAAACACTCCAATAatgcttaaaaacaaaatagaggACACGCCAATATGGTCAGAAGAAATCAATGATGGCCGTTTCTTTGAAGCAATCAATGGGAAGAAATTTTACCATGTATGTACAGCACCAGTGAAATACGACCCTAGATGGAGCTCTGACAAAGATGTGGCCTTTATTGTCACAGGAGCACAACTTCATGTGAAGAAACATGAATCAAGGAGTGTCCTTCATTTGAGGCTGTTGTTCTCTAAGGTGTCTAATTGTGCAGTTGTAAAATCAAGTTGGACACAGGGCTCCTCTGGGTTATCCCAGAGGTCTGGCATTTTCTCAGTCATAAGCACATCAATTTCTGGTAAAGACCAGAACCAGAAAAAACCGGTTGTGGTTTTGGATTCAAGTGTATTTCCAACAGGACCTCCAGTGCCTGTGCAAACACAAAAGCTGTTGAAATTTATAGACACATCACAGTTGTGTAAAGGTCCACAAGATAGTCCTGGCCATTGGTTGATCACGGGGGCAAGGTTGGTCTTGGACAAGAGAAAGATATGCTTATGGGCTAAGTTCTCATTGTTAAATACTGGTTCATGA
- the LOC100786229 gene encoding MACPF domain-containing protein At1g14780 isoform X2 — translation MSPLTSNATRAIAPATNPTSLPSPKCQSSSTRRVQSQGESLLGTSTPCLDFMRVHGQLMQLTQSVWVLMATLSNSSMLILIATHLFCLNESLKQFLLPGILTHLQGENFIRFIENFGTHILVGLGIGGKDLVLVKQDVSSNLDPSELKKHLDELGNQIFNGTCNFLPKSKEQKYKAPQAFDVFGPQIVAFDSSTSVCAKDGITVICAKRGGDTQVRDHSEWLLTVPKKPDAVDFSFIPITSLLKGTPGKGFLSHAINLYLRYKPPMSDLPYFLDYQSHKLWAPIHNDLPLSPATNRTNLSPSLSFDLMGPKLYVNTSKVTVGKRPITGMRLFLEGMKCNRLAIHVQHLLNTPIMLKNKIEDTPIWSEEINDGRFFEAINGKKFYHVCTAPVKYDPRWSSDKDVAFIVTGAQLHVKKHESRSVLHLRLLFSKVSNCAVVKSSWTQGSSGLSQRSGIFSVISTSISGKDQNQKKPVVVLDSSVFPTGPPVPVQTQKLLKFIDTSQLCKGPQDSPGHWLITGARLVLDKRKICLWAKFSLLNTGS, via the exons ATGTCTCCGTTGACATCAAATGCGACAAGGGCGATCGCACCCGCTACCAATCCGACATCCTTACCTTCACCCAA ATGTCAGAGCTCTTCAACCAGAAGAGTTCAATCCCAGGGAGAATCCCTTCTGGGTACTTCAACACCGTGTTTGGATTTCATGAGGGTTCATGGGCAACTGATGCAGCTAACACAAAGTGTTTGGGTATTGATGGCTACTTTATCAAACTCTTCAATGCTCATATTGATCGCTACCCACTTGTTCTGTCTCAACGAATCCTTGAAGCAGTTCCTTCTTCCTGGGATCCTCACGCACTTGCAAG GTGAAAATTTTATCAGATTCATTGAGAACTTCGGGACACACATCCTTGTGGGGCTTGGCATTGGTGGCAAAGATTTAGTGTTGGTCAAGCAAGACGTGTCTTCCAACTTGGATCCATCAGAGCTCAAGAAGCACTTGGATGAGCTTGGAAATCAAATATTCAATGGGACATgcaattttcttccaaaatccaaagaacaaaaatataag GCGCCACAAGCTTTTGATGTCTTTGGTCCACAAATTGTTGCCTTCGATAGCTCTACATCCGTTTGTGCAAAAGAT GGAATTACGGTGATATGTGCAAAAAGGGGAGGGGATACCCAAGTGAGAGACCATAGTGAATGGCTTCTGACAGTTCCAAAGAAGCCAGATGCTGTTGATTTTAGCTTCATTCCCATCACTTCTCTTCTTAAAGGTACTCCAGGCAAAGGCTTCCTATCCCATGCCATCAACCTCTACCTTCgat ATAAGCCTCCAATGTCAGATTTGCCTTACTTTCTTGACTACCAATCTCACAAGCTTTGGGCTCCCATTCACAATGATCTTCCACTCAGTCCAGCCACAAATAGAACTAATCTTTCGCCTTCTCTTAGTTTCGACTTGATGGGTCCCAAACTTTATGTAAACACCTCAAAG GTAACAGTTGGTAAAAGGCCAATCACAGGGATGCGCTTGTTTCTTGAGGGCATGAAATGCAACAG GTTAGCCATACACGTGCAACATCTATTAAACACTCCAATAatgcttaaaaacaaaatagaggACACGCCAATATGGTCAGAAGAAATCAATGATGGCCGTTTCTTTGAAGCAATCAATGGGAAGAAATTTTACCATGTATGTACAGCACCAGTGAAATACGACCCTAGATGGAGCTCTGACAAAGATGTGGCCTTTATTGTCACAGGAGCACAACTTCATGTGAAGAAACATGAATCAAGGAGTGTCCTTCATTTGAGGCTGTTGTTCTCTAAGGTGTCTAATTGTGCAGTTGTAAAATCAAGTTGGACACAGGGCTCCTCTGGGTTATCCCAGAGGTCTGGCATTTTCTCAGTCATAAGCACATCAATTTCTGGTAAAGACCAGAACCAGAAAAAACCGGTTGTGGTTTTGGATTCAAGTGTATTTCCAACAGGACCTCCAGTGCCTGTGCAAACACAAAAGCTGTTGAAATTTATAGACACATCACAGTTGTGTAAAGGTCCACAAGATAGTCCTGGCCATTGGTTGATCACGGGGGCAAGGTTGGTCTTGGACAAGAGAAAGATATGCTTATGGGCTAAGTTCTCATTGTTAAATACTGGTTCATGA
- the HSF-14 gene encoding heat stress transcription factor 14 has translation MVKSNENGSGSVSVPPFLKKCYDMVEDRNTDSIIRWSDGGDSFVISDITQFSVTLLPTYFKHNNFSSFIRQLNIYGFRKIDTDCWEFANENFVRGQKHLLKNIRRRKHPHSADQQKALPQQDNCDEPSQEAPYHGLWKEVENLKLDKNSLTQELVKLRQHQESAENKLLLLSDRLQGMEKHQQQMLSFLVMVVQSPGFMVQLLHPKENNWHLAESWNILDQDKQDDKPVASDGMIIKYKPPVGEKLKPVVPLSPGFEKQTEPELSAEGLKDLCVSSEFLKVLLDEKLSPLENHSPFLLPDLPDDGSWEQLFLGSPFMGNIQDSNKESEGHTNGGMEMEPTISETPNENSRTFESMIVEMEKTRE, from the exons ATGGTGAAATCGAACGAGAACGGTTCTGGTTCCGTTTCGGTGCCTCCTTTCCTGAAAAAATGTTACGATATGGTGGAAGACCGCAACACTGATTCTATCATCCGTTGGAGCGATGGCGGTGACAGCTTTGTCATCTCCGACATCACTCAATTCTCCGTCACGCTCCTTCCCACCTATTTCAAACACAACAATTTCTCCAGTTTCATCAGACAACTCAATATCTAT GGTTTCAGGAAAATTGATACGGATTGCTGGGAATTTGCCAATGAGAACTTTGTTAGAGGTCAAAAGCATTTGTTGAAGAATATACGTAGAAGGAAACATCCACACAGTGCAGATCAGCAAAAAGCATTGCCACAGCAAGACAATTGTGATGAACCATCACAAGAAGCACCGTATCATGGCCTTTGGAAAGAAGTTGAGAATCTAAAACTTGATAAAAATTCGCTCACGCAAGAATTGGTCAAACTTAGGCAACACCAGGAATCTGCTGAGAATAAGTTGCTGCTCCTGAGTGATCGCCTTCAAGGAATGGAAAAGCATCAGCAGCAGATGTTATCATTTTTAGTCATGGTTGTGCAAAGCCCTGGGTTCATGGTTCAGCTTCTTCATCCTAAGGAAAATAATTGGCATTTGGCTGAATCATGGAATATATTGGATCAAGATAAACAAGATGACAAGCCAGTTGCTTCTGATGGGATGATAATAAAGTATAAACCACCTGTAGGTGAAAAACTAAAGCCTGTAGTTCCTCTGTCTCCTGGTTTCGAAAAGCAAACAGAACCCGAGCTTTCTGCAGAAGGGCTAAAAGACTTGTGCGTCAGTTCTGAATTCTTGAAAGTGCTTCTGGATGAAAAATTATCTCCATTAGAAAATCATTCTCCATTTCTCCTACCAGATTTACCTGATGATGGTTCATGGGAACAGCTTTTTCTAGGTAGTCCTTTCATGGGAAACATTCAAGATTCTAATAAAGAAAGTGAGGGGCACACCAATGGTGGAATGGAGATGGAACCAACAATATCTGAGACTCCAAATGAAAATTCTCGAACTTTTGAATCGATGATTGTAGAGATGGAGAAAACTCGAGAATGA